From the Oleiharenicola lentus genome, one window contains:
- the hemC gene encoding hydroxymethylbilane synthase translates to MKFILATRKSPLALTQTEMVAARIKAAIPGAECELLKVVTTGDQRVEWSLAKQGGKGLFTAELEQALLRGEADVAVHSCKDLPGDNPPGLVVAGFLPREVTHDVLVLREGVSVPATIGTSSPRRQQQIAKLFPQATFTEIRGNVDTRLKKIAAGDADATILAAAGMKRLGITGWPGVVLRPLSFAESVPAVGQGAIALQCRAGDEGKLAAVVDAPTARAVVLERAFQASLGAGCQIAFAAHATRDTLHFFHEKTGIRTLPLRDADFAAPSATAGRILQELGFHG, encoded by the coding sequence ATGAAATTCATCCTCGCCACCCGTAAAAGCCCGCTTGCCCTGACGCAGACCGAGATGGTCGCGGCCCGCATCAAGGCCGCCATCCCGGGCGCGGAGTGCGAACTGCTCAAGGTGGTCACCACCGGTGACCAGCGGGTGGAGTGGTCGCTCGCGAAGCAGGGCGGCAAGGGTCTATTCACGGCCGAATTGGAGCAGGCGCTCCTGCGCGGCGAGGCCGATGTGGCGGTGCACAGTTGCAAAGACCTGCCCGGCGATAATCCGCCGGGGCTGGTCGTGGCGGGCTTCCTGCCCCGCGAGGTCACGCATGATGTGCTGGTGCTCCGCGAGGGTGTGTCCGTGCCCGCCACCATCGGCACGAGCAGCCCGCGCCGGCAGCAGCAGATCGCCAAGCTTTTCCCGCAGGCCACCTTCACGGAAATCCGGGGCAACGTGGACACCCGGCTCAAGAAAATCGCCGCCGGTGACGCCGACGCGACGATCCTGGCCGCGGCGGGCATGAAGCGGCTCGGCATCACGGGCTGGCCCGGCGTGGTGTTGCGTCCGCTGTCCTTTGCCGAAAGCGTCCCGGCCGTGGGGCAGGGGGCCATTGCCCTCCAATGCCGGGCCGGGGACGAAGGAAAACTTGCCGCGGTCGTTGATGCACCCACGGCGCGCGCCGTCGTGCTGGAGCGGGCCTTTCAGGCGAGCCTTGGGGCGGGTTGCCAGATCGCTTTCGCTGCGCACGCCACCCGCGACACGCTGCACTTTTTCCACGAAAAGACCGGCATTCGCACGCTGCCGTTGCGCGACGCCGATTTCGCCGCACCGTCGGCCACCGCCGGCCGCATCCTCCAGGAGCTTGGTTTTCATGGCTGA
- a CDS encoding aspartate-semialdehyde dehydrogenase translates to MSNSSSYRVGIVGATGAVGQELIGLLLSRSFPLAELRLLASARSAGRQLEVGGKKLTVQEAKPEAFDGLDIALFAAEGAIAKALAPEAAKRGCLVLDKSSAFRMDPKVPLVIPEINLAATRNHAGIIASPNCSTAIALMGLYPLHRKFGVKRVFFSTYQSVSGTGADAIDELEAQTQAYVKGAAIEKKVYPYQIFQNLIPHIDSFGADGYTGEETKMREESRKIMGLPALQVSATCVRVPVVRAHSVTVNAEFEQPVDVAAAREVLAAFPGAQLLDDPANKVYPTPLDFSRQVKCGVGRIRRDTAFENGLTFWVSGDNLWKGAALNSIQIAEAMIREGIALRPRELATA, encoded by the coding sequence GTGAGTAATTCATCCTCCTACAGAGTCGGTATCGTCGGTGCGACGGGCGCAGTCGGTCAAGAGCTGATCGGTTTGCTGCTGTCGCGCTCGTTTCCGCTCGCGGAGCTGAGGCTGCTGGCCTCGGCGCGTTCCGCGGGCCGCCAGCTGGAAGTGGGCGGCAAGAAACTCACCGTGCAGGAGGCGAAGCCCGAGGCCTTTGACGGTCTGGATATCGCGCTGTTCGCCGCCGAGGGTGCGATCGCCAAGGCGCTGGCCCCCGAGGCCGCCAAGCGCGGTTGCCTCGTGCTCGACAAGAGCTCGGCCTTCCGCATGGACCCGAAGGTCCCGCTCGTCATTCCCGAGATCAACCTTGCGGCCACCCGCAACCATGCGGGCATCATCGCCAGCCCGAATTGCTCGACCGCCATCGCGCTGATGGGGCTTTACCCGCTGCACCGGAAGTTTGGCGTGAAGCGCGTGTTCTTTTCCACCTACCAGTCCGTCTCCGGCACCGGCGCCGACGCCATTGACGAACTCGAGGCGCAGACGCAGGCCTACGTGAAGGGTGCAGCCATCGAAAAGAAGGTCTATCCCTACCAGATTTTCCAGAACCTGATCCCGCACATCGACTCGTTTGGCGCCGACGGCTACACCGGCGAGGAGACCAAGATGCGCGAGGAGAGCCGCAAGATCATGGGCCTGCCCGCGCTGCAGGTTTCGGCCACCTGCGTGCGGGTGCCGGTCGTGCGTGCGCACTCCGTGACGGTGAATGCCGAGTTCGAACAGCCCGTGGACGTCGCGGCCGCCCGGGAAGTGCTGGCGGCCTTCCCCGGCGCCCAGTTGCTCGACGATCCCGCCAACAAGGTCTACCCGACACCGCTCGATTTCAGCCGGCAGGTGAAGTGCGGCGTGGGCCGCATCCGCCGCGACACCGCCTTCGAAAACGGCCTGACCTTCTGGGTGAGCGGCGACAACCTCTGGAAGGGGGCCGCACTCAACTCGATCCAGATCGCCGAAGCGATGATCCGCGAGGGCATCGCGCTCAGGCCGCGCGAACTGGCCACGGCGTAA
- a CDS encoding L,D-transpeptidase, whose translation MKSHVISTSLRPPSNIKDSLGTPRGLHEITEKIGAGQPPGIVFKARVATGKHFSELGADEQARNLITTRILRLRGLEPGHNAGTNATGQVVDTFDRYVYIHGTNHEDRLGQPFSAGCVEMSNLGILELFEEVRVRDLVWIED comes from the coding sequence GTGAAGTCCCACGTCATCTCCACCTCGCTGCGCCCGCCCTCGAATATCAAGGATTCCCTCGGCACGCCGCGCGGCCTGCATGAAATCACGGAGAAGATCGGCGCCGGACAGCCTCCCGGCATCGTCTTCAAGGCGCGGGTCGCGACGGGGAAACATTTCTCCGAGTTGGGGGCTGACGAACAGGCGCGGAACCTGATCACCACCCGCATCCTTCGTCTGCGCGGACTCGAACCGGGCCACAACGCCGGCACCAACGCCACCGGTCAGGTCGTGGACACCTTCGACCGCTACGTTTACATCCACGGCACCAACCATGAGGACCGGCTCGGCCAACCCTTCAGCGCCGGCTGTGTCGAGATGAGCAACCTCGGTATCCTAGAGCTGTTCGAGGAAGTGCGGGTGCGCGATCTGGTGTGGATCGAGGATTGA
- a CDS encoding heavy metal translocating P-type ATPase, with protein sequence MGKSEKGRGNWTEELVRFLCEQPGIGAVRLDPSAHRIAVATLGQVNLADLEQKLAATISAVEARFADQPARLAAAGFTLRKDGAAVVIGRNMGATAESLWLWREMEWPEIKAEPAPEDQEWRTLAVLAAICGGAGIAGLLADFLVPGQPWLARAFYLVGLVAGAWDAAIDSWENLKKREIDIHFLMLAVAAGAMVIGAWGEAVLLLFLFSASGAMEEYALDRTQREVSSLLKSAPKRATVLDAAGHEHEVAVEELQVGQRVRVRPGGAFPADGLVVHGKSASDEANLTGEATPVEKGVGDQVFSGTLNLWGAVDFEVIRLPGESTLQKIIRLIQTAQKLKAPSERFTDKFGTGYTYAVIGGSFAMFLLWWLGLGLPAFANTGETRSAFYRAMTLMVVASPCALVLSIPSAILAAIAWGAKHGVLFRGGAAIEKLADVNIVALDKTGTLTTGELVVTGYESFPPGRETEVMELAYALESKSEHPLARAIVRDAKARGVRLIELADFRNIVGQGVRGRHGDTQALLGRRELLEAGPLAGWAGQLPPAPADLAEVWVVGKDVLGRVLLRDQIRAESKGVLAKLKALGMRTVMLTGDRRQAAEAVARELGLDEVRAHLTPEQKVAAIQELRQSGGRVAMVGDGVNDAPSLAAADVSVAMGARGSDAALEQAEVILMHDRIENFLAAKRLSSRAQAVIRQNLTISLGVVIIMVIATAFGAVPLAVGVAAHEGSTLIVCLNSLRLLFGSNK encoded by the coding sequence ATGGGCAAATCGGAAAAGGGGAGAGGCAACTGGACCGAAGAGCTCGTGCGTTTTCTCTGCGAGCAGCCGGGCATCGGCGCCGTGCGCCTCGATCCCTCGGCGCACCGGATTGCGGTGGCAACGCTCGGCCAGGTGAATCTGGCCGACCTCGAGCAGAAACTGGCCGCAACCATATCGGCGGTGGAGGCGCGCTTTGCCGACCAACCGGCGCGGCTCGCGGCGGCTGGCTTCACCCTGCGCAAGGACGGGGCCGCGGTGGTCATCGGCCGCAACATGGGCGCGACCGCGGAAAGCCTCTGGCTCTGGCGCGAGATGGAGTGGCCCGAGATCAAGGCCGAGCCAGCGCCCGAGGATCAGGAGTGGCGCACGCTGGCCGTGCTTGCCGCGATCTGCGGTGGCGCGGGCATCGCCGGGTTGCTGGCGGACTTCCTCGTGCCCGGGCAGCCGTGGCTGGCGCGGGCGTTTTACCTCGTCGGCTTGGTTGCCGGTGCGTGGGACGCGGCGATCGATTCGTGGGAGAATCTCAAGAAGCGCGAGATCGACATCCATTTTCTCATGCTCGCGGTGGCGGCCGGCGCCATGGTCATCGGCGCCTGGGGCGAGGCGGTGCTGTTGCTTTTCCTCTTCTCCGCCTCCGGGGCGATGGAGGAATACGCGCTCGATCGCACGCAGCGCGAGGTCAGCTCGCTGCTGAAAAGCGCCCCGAAACGGGCGACGGTGCTCGACGCCGCCGGCCACGAGCACGAGGTGGCGGTCGAGGAACTCCAAGTCGGCCAGCGCGTGCGGGTGCGGCCGGGCGGGGCGTTTCCGGCTGACGGCCTGGTGGTGCACGGCAAGAGCGCGAGCGACGAGGCCAACCTCACCGGTGAGGCGACCCCGGTGGAGAAGGGGGTGGGCGACCAGGTCTTCAGCGGCACGCTCAACCTCTGGGGCGCGGTGGACTTCGAGGTCATCCGTCTGCCCGGGGAGAGCACCCTGCAGAAGATCATCCGGCTCATCCAGACGGCGCAGAAACTGAAGGCGCCGAGCGAGCGGTTCACGGACAAGTTCGGCACCGGCTACACTTACGCCGTCATCGGCGGATCGTTTGCCATGTTCCTGCTGTGGTGGCTGGGCTTGGGGCTGCCGGCCTTTGCCAACACGGGGGAAACGCGCTCGGCCTTCTACCGCGCCATGACGCTCATGGTGGTCGCGAGTCCCTGTGCGCTGGTGTTGTCCATTCCTTCGGCCATCCTTGCCGCCATCGCCTGGGGTGCGAAGCACGGCGTATTGTTCCGGGGCGGCGCAGCCATCGAGAAGCTCGCCGACGTGAACATCGTCGCGCTCGACAAGACCGGCACGCTTACAACGGGCGAACTCGTGGTGACCGGTTACGAGAGTTTTCCGCCCGGCCGGGAAACCGAGGTCATGGAGCTGGCCTACGCGTTGGAGAGCAAATCCGAGCATCCCCTCGCGCGCGCCATCGTGCGCGATGCCAAGGCCCGCGGCGTGCGCCTGATCGAACTGGCGGACTTCAGGAACATCGTGGGACAGGGCGTGCGCGGTCGCCACGGCGACACCCAGGCCCTGCTCGGGCGACGCGAACTGCTGGAAGCGGGCCCGCTGGCCGGCTGGGCGGGACAACTGCCGCCGGCGCCGGCCGACCTCGCCGAGGTCTGGGTTGTTGGCAAGGACGTGCTCGGTCGCGTCCTCTTGCGGGACCAGATCCGCGCTGAGTCGAAGGGCGTGCTGGCCAAGCTCAAGGCACTCGGGATGCGCACAGTCATGCTGACCGGTGACCGCCGTCAGGCAGCCGAAGCCGTGGCCCGGGAACTCGGTCTCGACGAGGTTCGGGCGCACCTGACTCCGGAACAAAAGGTCGCCGCCATCCAGGAGCTCCGCCAATCCGGCGGCCGCGTGGCCATGGTGGGGGATGGGGTGAACGATGCCCCGAGCCTGGCCGCCGCCGACGTGAGCGTGGCCATGGGCGCCCGCGGCAGCGACGCGGCCTTGGAGCAGGCCGAGGTCATCCTGATGCACGACCGGATCGAGAACTTTCTGGCCGCCAAACGGTTGAGCAGCCGGGCGCAGGCGGTTATCCGGCAAAATCTGACCATTTCGCTCGGGGTTGTGATCATCATGGTGATCGCGACCGCTTTCGGGGCGGTGCCGCTCGCTGTGGGTGTGGCGGCGCACGAGGGCAGCACGCTGATCGTGTGCCTCAACTCCCTGCGCCTGCTTTTCGGCAGCAACAAATAG
- a CDS encoding ATP-dependent DNA helicase, which translates to MIGLHDEAGPAAGAKPSRLPELTRGIFAETGTLCDALKLEHRPEQEQMARAVAGAFTDDTPLLFEAGTGVGKSLAYLIPGLIHAVDQSRKLIVSTHTISLQEQIEQKDLPLCRRIFKTAPAGAPYAGFRSAVLVGKSNYLCPTRLSHALADRASLFADADYEELQRIASWAETTVTGLRHELKPPPRPEVWEAVNADSSACSRKHCDCEKCHYQRARARLRQAHVIIVNHALLFALINAGGAQAQGAQREARGVLFPDDFLVLDEAHTVPEVATDNFGLSLSSYGVDRALKHLFNPKTKRGVLRKLGGPEAQQLVVDALDAAKQFFDFLAARVLDQRAIVRIREAGVAEPVLQGPLGALERVLAKLADKAAPDSRESEELLEQKQRIKGLQAGLMEWLTLGDKGHVYWTERSGRKQTIVTLRSAPIDVAPELRKHLFGCQTSVVCTSATLAMGGSIEPFAARIGAEQAEAVAVKSPFDYERHMRVFVATDVPLPSPNEARLALETLTDYIRFCTGQVKGGSLVLFTSYTDMRAVATTLEPEWRQAGRPFLMQGAELSRTELAHQMRTLGNAVLFGTDSFWTGVDVPGTALSQVIITRLPFDPPTHPITEAKCEHIRDAGGNPFNELTLPDALIKFRQGVGRLIRSKTDRGLVTILDTRVLAKTYGREFLASLPTTAYERMSRENRERVFRPFP; encoded by the coding sequence ATGATTGGATTGCATGATGAGGCCGGACCGGCCGCCGGCGCCAAGCCGTCCCGCCTGCCGGAACTCACGCGCGGGATTTTCGCCGAGACCGGCACGCTGTGCGACGCCCTGAAGCTGGAGCACCGGCCCGAGCAGGAGCAGATGGCGCGCGCGGTGGCCGGCGCGTTCACCGACGACACGCCGCTCCTGTTCGAGGCGGGCACCGGCGTCGGCAAGAGTCTCGCCTACTTGATTCCGGGACTCATTCACGCCGTGGACCAGAGCCGGAAGCTCATCGTCTCGACGCACACCATTTCCCTGCAGGAACAGATCGAGCAGAAGGATCTGCCGCTCTGCCGCCGCATCTTCAAGACCGCTCCCGCGGGTGCGCCCTATGCGGGTTTCCGCTCGGCCGTGCTCGTGGGTAAATCCAACTACCTCTGCCCCACCCGCCTGAGCCACGCGCTCGCCGACCGCGCCAGCCTTTTTGCCGACGCCGACTACGAGGAACTCCAGCGCATCGCCAGCTGGGCCGAGACCACGGTCACCGGACTGCGGCACGAGCTGAAGCCGCCGCCGCGGCCCGAGGTCTGGGAAGCCGTCAACGCCGACTCCTCCGCTTGCTCGCGCAAGCACTGTGATTGCGAAAAATGCCACTACCAACGCGCCCGTGCCCGGCTGCGGCAGGCGCACGTCATCATCGTCAACCATGCCCTGCTCTTCGCCCTCATCAACGCCGGCGGAGCCCAGGCCCAGGGCGCGCAGCGCGAGGCCCGCGGCGTGCTGTTTCCCGACGATTTTCTCGTGCTCGACGAGGCGCACACCGTGCCCGAGGTCGCGACCGACAACTTCGGCCTCTCTCTCAGCAGCTACGGCGTGGACCGCGCACTCAAACACCTCTTCAACCCCAAGACCAAGCGCGGCGTGCTCCGCAAACTCGGCGGCCCCGAGGCCCAGCAGCTCGTCGTGGACGCGCTCGACGCGGCGAAACAATTCTTCGACTTCCTTGCCGCGCGCGTGCTGGACCAGCGTGCCATCGTGCGCATCCGCGAAGCCGGGGTGGCGGAACCGGTGCTGCAGGGGCCGCTCGGCGCGCTCGAACGCGTGCTGGCCAAGCTCGCCGACAAGGCCGCGCCCGACAGCCGCGAGAGCGAGGAGCTGCTTGAGCAGAAGCAGCGGATCAAGGGCCTGCAGGCCGGCCTCATGGAGTGGCTCACCCTCGGCGACAAGGGCCACGTCTATTGGACGGAGCGCAGCGGCCGCAAACAGACCATCGTCACCCTGCGGAGTGCGCCGATCGACGTCGCTCCGGAACTGCGCAAACACCTCTTCGGCTGCCAGACGAGCGTCGTCTGCACCAGCGCCACGCTCGCCATGGGCGGCAGCATCGAGCCGTTCGCGGCACGGATCGGCGCCGAACAGGCCGAGGCGGTCGCCGTCAAGTCGCCCTTCGACTATGAGCGCCACATGCGCGTCTTCGTCGCGACGGATGTGCCGCTGCCCTCGCCCAACGAAGCCCGCCTCGCCCTCGAAACGCTGACCGACTACATCCGGTTCTGCACCGGCCAGGTCAAAGGCGGCTCGCTCGTGCTCTTCACCAGCTACACCGACATGCGCGCCGTGGCCACCACGCTGGAACCGGAATGGCGGCAGGCGGGGCGTCCCTTCCTTATGCAGGGCGCCGAGCTCTCCCGCACCGAGCTCGCGCACCAGATGCGCACCCTGGGCAACGCGGTGCTGTTCGGCACCGACAGCTTCTGGACCGGCGTGGACGTGCCCGGCACGGCACTGTCCCAGGTCATCATCACCCGCCTGCCCTTCGATCCGCCGACCCACCCCATCACCGAGGCCAAGTGCGAACACATCCGCGACGCCGGCGGCAACCCGTTCAACGAGCTGACCCTGCCCGACGCGCTCATCAAGTTCCGTCAGGGCGTGGGGCGCCTCATTCGGAGCAAAACCGACCGCGGGTTGGTCACGATTCTTGACACCCGGGTTCTCGCCAAGACCTACGGCCGGGAGTTCCTCGCCAGCCTGCCGACCACTGCTTACGAGCGCATGAGCCGGGAAAATCGGGAGCGTGTTTTTCGGCCTTTCCCTTGA
- a CDS encoding PP2C family protein-serine/threonine phosphatase codes for MKLSTFAHTDVGRARPENEDSFLCNDKLGIYAVADGIGGLPSGGQASQLTVSTLQKIVSEHAVGQKLNYERIITEINDQVFKLGRVLSPQFGIGSTLTFVHVTGVKLHFGHVGDSTALRLRSKSLEQLTTDHTIETELKQRAARGEPLALLMENRNALTRCIGQPPPIEGDYFSHTVLPHDRYLICSDGITRFVSQPEIAKVMTESASPEHAVKALIDRANERGGLDNSTGVALFFD; via the coding sequence ATGAAGCTCAGCACTTTTGCCCACACCGACGTCGGTCGCGCCCGCCCCGAAAACGAGGACAGCTTCCTCTGCAACGACAAGCTGGGCATCTACGCGGTCGCCGACGGTATCGGCGGGCTCCCTTCCGGCGGGCAGGCCAGCCAGCTGACTGTTAGCACCTTGCAGAAGATCGTCAGCGAACACGCCGTGGGCCAGAAGCTGAACTACGAGCGAATCATCACCGAAATCAACGACCAGGTGTTCAAGCTCGGCCGCGTGCTGAGCCCGCAGTTCGGCATCGGTTCGACGCTCACTTTTGTTCACGTCACGGGCGTCAAGCTGCACTTCGGCCACGTCGGCGACTCCACCGCCCTGCGGCTGCGTTCCAAGTCCCTCGAACAGCTCACCACCGACCACACCATCGAGACGGAACTCAAGCAGCGCGCCGCCCGCGGCGAGCCCCTGGCCCTGCTGATGGAAAACCGCAACGCGCTCACCCGCTGCATCGGGCAGCCGCCGCCGATTGAGGGCGATTATTTCTCGCACACGGTGCTGCCGCACGACCGTTACCTGATTTGCAGCGATGGCATCACCCGCTTCGTCTCGCAGCCGGAAATTGCCAAGGTCATGACCGAGTCGGCCTCTCCTGAGCATGCCGTCAAGGCGCTCATCGACCGCGCCAACGAGCGCGGTGGCCTCGACAACTCGACCGGGGTGGCGCTGTTCTTCGACTGA
- a CDS encoding molecular chaperone DnaJ, with protein MSRSQQFAALVAKQPDNELFRFSLAQALLAENRAAEAVEHLESCARKKADWMMPRILLGKALVGLNRRTAAKPWLEDALKLAVEQNHEDPERELRELLKDLG; from the coding sequence ATGTCACGTTCCCAGCAGTTCGCCGCACTGGTGGCGAAGCAGCCGGACAACGAACTGTTCCGCTTCAGCCTGGCCCAGGCGCTGCTCGCTGAGAACCGCGCCGCGGAGGCGGTTGAACACCTCGAGTCCTGCGCCCGAAAAAAGGCCGACTGGATGATGCCGCGCATCCTCCTCGGCAAAGCCCTTGTCGGCCTCAACCGCCGCACCGCGGCCAAGCCCTGGCTCGAAGACGCGCTGAAACTCGCCGTGGAGCAAAACCACGAGGACCCCGAACGGGAACTGCGGGAGCTGCTGAAGGATTTGGGGTAA
- a CDS encoding nucleotidyltransferase family protein produces the protein MAKNSYDLVVLAAGMGSRFGGVKQVQPVGPHGELIIEYSAFDALRAGFGRLVLVIRKDIEKDFRDTIGRRLEARMDVQYVFQEMDTLPADWAGRGQAAPLQVGNRTKPWGTAHAALVAQPAVRGPFAVINADDFYGASAYRTLAAHFAASTDYAMVGYPLSQTLSEHGTVSRGLCATDAAGRLTAITEITKIEKTVTGARYTDATGQTQQLTGAEIVSMNFWGFTPAVFPQLEAAFAAFLASRGQDPKAEIYLPTTLSDLNARGEARIALHRSEDAWFGLTYKEDLASAQAAIRALVAAGKYPAPLWK, from the coding sequence GTGGCTAAAAACTCATACGACTTGGTGGTGTTGGCGGCGGGCATGGGCAGCCGGTTTGGCGGGGTGAAGCAGGTGCAGCCCGTCGGGCCGCACGGCGAACTCATCATCGAATACTCCGCCTTCGACGCCCTGCGCGCGGGTTTCGGACGGCTCGTGCTCGTGATCCGCAAGGACATCGAAAAGGACTTCCGTGACACCATCGGACGCCGCCTGGAAGCGCGGATGGACGTGCAGTATGTGTTTCAGGAGATGGATACGCTGCCGGCGGACTGGGCCGGACGCGGTCAAGCCGCGCCCCTGCAGGTGGGGAACCGAACCAAGCCCTGGGGCACGGCGCATGCGGCGCTCGTGGCGCAGCCGGCGGTGCGCGGGCCGTTTGCCGTGATCAATGCCGATGATTTCTACGGAGCCTCGGCCTACCGCACGCTGGCGGCGCACTTCGCGGCTTCGACCGATTACGCGATGGTCGGTTATCCGCTGAGCCAGACGTTGTCGGAACACGGGACGGTGAGCCGCGGCCTCTGCGCGACCGATGCCGCGGGACGCCTCACGGCCATCACCGAAATAACGAAAATTGAAAAGACCGTCACGGGCGCGCGCTACACCGACGCCACGGGGCAGACGCAGCAGCTGACCGGTGCGGAGATCGTCTCGATGAATTTTTGGGGATTCACGCCGGCGGTCTTCCCGCAGCTGGAGGCGGCGTTCGCGGCATTTTTGGCGTCGCGCGGCCAAGACCCGAAGGCGGAGATCTACCTGCCCACCACGCTCAGCGACCTGAACGCGCGCGGCGAGGCCCGCATCGCGTTGCACCGCTCGGAAGACGCGTGGTTCGGCCTGACCTACAAGGAGGACCTGGCTTCCGCGCAGGCGGCGATCCGTGCGCTCGTGGCTGCGGGAAAGTATCCGGCGCCGTTGTGGAAGTAG
- a CDS encoding GIY-YIG nuclease family protein, translating to MVASSILAPGTNFLVYTVYVLRGASGRHYIGQTSDLSARLAQHRAGHTHTTKRMGGTIELIASREFASRTQAVAVERMLKAWKNPLKAIAYLHGGLGA from the coding sequence TTGGTCGCGAGTTCAATCCTCGCCCCTGGCACCAATTTCTTGGTTTATACTGTTTACGTTCTCCGAGGTGCTTCAGGCCGGCACTACATCGGCCAGACCTCGGATTTGAGCGCCCGTCTGGCTCAGCACCGCGCTGGCCACACGCACACGACAAAGCGAATGGGTGGCACAATCGAACTAATCGCGAGCCGCGAGTTTGCCAGCCGAACGCAAGCAGTCGCTGTTGAGCGGATGCTTAAGGCATGGAAGAACCCGCTCAAGGCCATCGCCTACCTTCATGGGGGGCTCGGAGCTTAG